One part of the Xiphophorus maculatus strain JP 163 A chromosome 1, X_maculatus-5.0-male, whole genome shotgun sequence genome encodes these proteins:
- the tmem269 gene encoding transmembrane protein 269 — translation MILLTPSSDFFQYANKLLLSDHATRLQIKEFARKNAANVLSMANMVMGMASILSSLNGHHHAACWLVLIGYLLDLADGAVARRLNACSALGAKLDDFADFTTFGIATSLLLRTSDLLDNVLCICYVLSVFVRLCFFSSGIPFVYRGLPCIYSSAIVASASLLSGGNLSVLRVITVAMILFMISQNFYPHDKILESQTWKKVVYAGGVAMVFCSPFLPACVYYLLWSSSYILFPTSLWSCKL, via the exons ATGATCCTCCTGACCCCTTCCTCTG ATTTCTTCCAGTATGCCAACAAGCTCCTCCTGAGCGATCATGCTACAAGGCTCCAAATCAAGGAGTTTGCACGGAAAAATGCTGCTAATGTTCTATCTATGGCAAACATGGTCATGGGCATGGCCTCCATCCTCAGCAGCCTGAACGG gCACCATCATGCGGCATGTTGGCTGGTTCTGATTGGGTACCTGCTAGATTTGGCAGATGGAGCGGTTGCCAGGCGACTCAATGCCTGCTCGGCACTGG GTGCAAAGCTGGATGATTTTGCTGACTTCACCACCTTTGGGATCGCCACATCTCTGCTGCTGAGGACTTCCGATTTGCTGGACAACGTCCTGTGCATATGCTATGTGCTATCTGTGTTTGTCCGTCTCTGTTTCTTCTCAAGCG GTATTCCATTTGTGTATCGCGGACTCCCCTGCATCTACTCATCAGCCATTGTAGCCAGTGCCTCCTTGCTGTCAGGAGGAAACCTGAGCGTGCTGCGGGTCATCACAGTGGCCATGATCCTATTTATGATCAGTCAGAACTTCTATCCCCATGACAAAATCCTGGAGTCGCAGACTTGGAAGAAAGTAGTGTACGCTGGAg GAGTTGCCATGGTGTTCTGTTCTCCCTTCCTCCCTGCGTGTGTGTACTACCTGCTCTGGTCCAGCTCCTATATTTTGTTCCCCACATCACTTTGGAGCTGCAAACTGTAA